A portion of the Sabethes cyaneus chromosome 3, idSabCyanKW18_F2, whole genome shotgun sequence genome contains these proteins:
- the LOC128742224 gene encoding alpha-tocopherol transfer protein-like — MAPTIHKEENFSTTNLKWKMTLVQPSGELSAKIKEELREPANPADIERDIGIIRQWLDMQPHLPKDMDDARLRTFLRGCKFSIERVKQKLDMYYTMRNAVPEFFTNRDVNRPEMAEILNVIHMPPLPGLTPAGCRVVMLRGTDKDISTPNVIESMKLTLMIGDVRLAEESVGVAGDVYIMDASVASPTHFAKFTPTLVKKFLICVQEAYPVKLKEVHVINVSPIVDTIVNFVKPFLKEKIRERIHIHSSMDDLYKFVPKAMLPTEYGGDAGSIKDLNEQWRSKLGEYTGWFKEQEASKANESLRPGAPKTADELFGMDGTFKQLTID, encoded by the exons ATGACTCTCGTCCAGCCATCCGGAGAGCTGAGCGCCAAGATCAAGGAGGAGTTGCGCGAACCAGCAAACCCCGCCGACATTGAACGGGACATCGGAATCATCCGCCAATGGCTTGACATGCAGCCCCATCTGCCAAAGGACATGGATGATGCCCGTCTCCGCACCTTCCTGCGTGGCTGCAAGTTCAGCATCGAACGCGTCAAGCAGAAGTTGGACATGTACTACACCATGCGCAATGCCGTCCCGGAATTCTTCACCAATCGTGACGTCAACCGGCCAGAAATGGCGGAGATTTTGAACGTTAT CCACATGCCCCCACTACCAGGACTAACCCCAGCCGGATGTCGTGTGGTCATGCTGCGCGGAACTGATAAGGACATCAGCACGCCGAACGTCATCGAATCAATGAAGCTCACGTTGATGATTGGTGATGTTCGATTGGCCGAAGAATCTGTTGGTGTTGCCGGAGACGTTTACATCATGGACGCCAGCGTGGCCTCTCCGACTCACTTTGCCAAATTTACTCCCACACTGGTCAAGAAGTTCCTTATCTGTGTTCAGGAGGCCTATCCAGTTAAACTGAAGGAAGTTCACGTGATTAATGTTTCCCCGATCGTCGACACCATCGTCAACTTTGTTAAACCATTCCTGAAGGAAAAGATTCGTGAACGTATCCACATCCACAGCAGCATGGACGATTTGTACAAGTTCGTCCCGAAGGCAATGCTGCCAACCGAATACGGCGGTGATGCCGGATCGATCAAagacctgaacgaacagtggcgCTCTAAGTTGGGAGAATACACCGGCTGGTTCAAGGAACAGGAGGCTAGCAAGGCCAACGAATCACTGCGCCCGGGTGCCCCGAAGACCGCCGATGAGTTGTTCGGCATGGACGGTACCTTCAAGCAACTGACCATCGACTAA